TTCATTTTTGGCAATTAACTGGTAAATTCCCGCTTCTTTCACGTTAATATAAGGCGACGTTTCACCGGTTGACCATAAGTATTCAGCGTAAGAATCAAGTGAAAAAATTTCAGTGGAATCGTTATCGCATATTCTCAACTTACTTGCAAAAAGTTCAAGCCCTAAATTTCCATACACATAAACAGGCACTCTCAAATTAATTGTATCTCTCTCACCAATAAACCCTCCACTACCAACTGTTGTAGTAATTCTAACATAATAGTCACCCGACATATTTTCATTTGCATTTTCAAGCAGAGGGTATCTTTCCGTTGATGTAAAATTATTTGGTCCGAACCATAGATACTCTGTAGTTATAGTAGGATTATCAGATTCCTTGTACTGTGAATCAAGGATGATATCATCACCGGCACAAAACCGAGGATAAATATAAATAATAACCGATGCCGAATCACTACAGCCGCCTTCATTTTCTGCAACTACTGAATATCTGCCACTTTTTGTAATTGAGACTTCATTTTCATCAGAATCAATTCCGTACCATATAAATTTCGTCTTTTCTGGATTTTCTACGGCTTTTAATTTATATGTTTTTGTGTTGGCTATTATTTCCGACATATCCGAAAAGAGAATTTGTGGGCTATTGTGAACAATAACATTTATAGTACTATTTAATTCAATATCATCCAACATCATTCTACAATAATATTCTCCACTCATATCAGGAGTTGTGTTTTTAAGTACAGGATTCCAAATATTTGATTTAAAACCATTTGGACCTGACCACTCATAGATTGCTTCCGAATAGAAAGCTGACAGAAGATGTAAAGTATCACCGGAACAAATAACAATGTTATCAAGCGGACAGTTTTTTATTGAAGGATTATAATTCTGCACTACTGAAGGTAGTCCAATCATTGAAAATTTCCCACCTAAATAAACAGCATCTAATATGAAATTGCATTCTTTTCCACTTTGATTTGGTTCGTTTATTACTGACAAATATTCATTTCTATTAACCGTCACATAAATTTTATCGTTCGGACCCATTTGTAAAACCATGTACTTATTGGATTCGGCTTCATAAACTTTATATCCTGAAGAAATTATTTTTTCAGCCTCATCGAAAGTTACATTAAATTGAAATAATACTTCTTTTTTGGATATGTTCCCTGCTGAAACATATACGAACTCTCCGTTTGTAGAAAATTCCAAACCATAAGGAATACTTACATTCGGCATTGTGATAGTAGTTTCATTTGTGATTAATCCGCTTGAATCATCAAATCTATAGATTTGCCAAAAATTAGTATAGGTGCTTGTTAACGCAATTTTCTTACCATCCGGAGAAAACTTCATGATTCCAATTTGACCAAGGTTGTTATTAAACTTGCTTATGACCGGTGTTGAATTAAAATTTTCAGCAGTCAACAAATAGGAAACAAATTCATTATTTTCCATATCTGTTGCCACAATCCAAATGTCTTTGCCATTTTCATGAACTGTTGCTGCAAGTCTTTCAGAATTTGTATATAAAATTGGAATGTTTTTATGCTTTATTTCTCCAAGAGTATTATCTGATGTCATATCAACAATAGAATACATAATACCCTTTTCCGGTGGGTTGTAATACCATGAGCCTGCACCTACAGTAAATATATAATACAGGCAATCTGACCCTGGTTTTGGCACAATTAAAGCCGACTGTGCCGATGAAGAATGTCCTTCAAGACTGTCACCATTTTTCATGACTTTATGAGTTCTATTCCAAACCGTAATCCCATCAGTATAAAATAATAATCTCCCGTCATTATCAGAAATACTTGAACAACCTTCATTTGTTGATAGTACTCCATCAAGTAGAGCAACCGGTTCTCCAGAGCGGGTATTAAAAGTAATACCGGCTTTTTCCCCGAAATACCAGTTGTTAAAGTGCTTTTGAGCAAATAAACTGCCTGACGCTATCCCAAGGATTAAGATGATGCACATTAAATATCTCATAACCCATCCCTCAAAAAAATACTTACACATATTTTCAGAATGCAATATAATAAAATATGAATAAACCAGCAAATAAATATTTATTTAAAAATATTTATGTACTTATCCCGCATAAAAAAATTAATCCACAGTTCCTCTTATAGTTGATTCCATAGAATTATTCCAGTAAAGTGGGCTCATGTCTGCAGATTTAGGATAAATCTCAGTGCTGTAAGAAGGTCTTCCTGTTCTTTTAAGACTTAAAAGCACCAAAGAATAAGACTGATAGTGAATAAGTCTGTTCAGCGGTGCTACATCGCTTAGCCCATCAAAGTATATAATATTGCAAAATTTATCCTGATTATGAAGATGCTCTACATTTGCCATAAGGATATCTTCTTTAAAATCAACAAGTTTTTTGTTATACAGAAAACCATTTTCATCGAGTTTTAGATTGTCCGGCAGCTGTCCGGCGTATTCCTGAATCAATTTGTTATTTTTTACATTGCCAAGTAAAATCAATGAGG
This window of the Ignavibacteriota bacterium genome carries:
- a CDS encoding T9SS type A sorting domain-containing protein is translated as MRYLMCIILILGIASGSLFAQKHFNNWYFGEKAGITFNTRSGEPVALLDGVLSTNEGCSSISDNDGRLLFYTDGITVWNRTHKVMKNGDSLEGHSSSAQSALIVPKPGSDCLYYIFTVGAGSWYYNPPEKGIMYSIVDMTSDNTLGEIKHKNIPILYTNSERLAATVHENGKDIWIVATDMENNEFVSYLLTAENFNSTPVISKFNNNLGQIGIMKFSPDGKKIALTSTYTNFWQIYRFDDSSGLITNETTITMPNVSIPYGLEFSTNGEFVYVSAGNISKKEVLFQFNVTFDEAEKIISSGYKVYEAESNKYMVLQMGPNDKIYVTVNRNEYLSVINEPNQSGKECNFILDAVYLGGKFSMIGLPSVVQNYNPSIKNCPLDNIVICSGDTLHLLSAFYSEAIYEWSGPNGFKSNIWNPVLKNTTPDMSGEYYCRMMLDDIELNSTINVIVHNSPQILFSDMSEIIANTKTYKLKAVENPEKTKFIWYGIDSDENEVSITKSGRYSVVAENEGGCSDSASVIIYIYPRFCAGDDIILDSQYKESDNPTITTEYLWFGPNNFTSTERYPLLENANENMSGDYYVRITTTVGSGGFIGERDTINLRVPVYVYGNLGLELFASKLRICDNDSTEIFSLDSYAEYLWSTGETSPYINVKEAGIYQLIAKNEFGCADTAEIEIFKYDANIVFDKDKIIFDELCVGDSQIENLQFKIETETEFPISDISTTSNSFEIVNYNSLIKSYKNGDIVNIEIKFKPKDAGVFEDELVISSSEPCEFVQTIPISAAAKQIIEFSIDEIYSEAGKSIEIPLHGEIKCPAPPNLTTDYEIEIAIDKEYFAPESVKFGNLIQNEIIGNERILKIKADGDFSKIKSEINVIYGKALLGRSELSQIRIADVKLARDRYFPEYINGSLNVDGCLNDITTIQMFAPTRMKISPNPTDGELKVSIATQEQGSFRLVIYDVQGREVYRTEFAKSDKAFEQKDFKINTQNLGKGFYTIHLTAPWTLLMEQVVVVR